The genomic DNA tgttcattttgcctacaccatgtggccccagttactcctttccagttctCGTTGTCAGCCCCGACTCGGGCATTGAAATCTCCAAGTACGAGTAGTTGTTTGTTACAGGTGTGGCCTTGATCAGTCTGTCGAGATCGTCATAGAATTGTTCCTTTGAGTTGCCAGAGCATGTTAGAGTGGATGCATATGCACTAATGATGGTGGCATGACATTTGCCATTTAGTGGGAAGCATAGTTTCCAAACACTagtttacaaaaggtagatcgtgccaaaccaacctgatctccttctttgagaaggtaacaaattttttagacaaaggaaacgcggTGGATTTAATTTACTTCGATTTCAgttcacgggtcacttgctggaggattctctgcaccctgaggtctgtaaaccatgatttgaggacttcaataagtcagacataggttaggggtttgttacatgagtgggtgggtgagattctgtggcctgtgttgtgcaggaggtcagactagatgaccataatggtcccttctggccttaagtctatgaatctttgAATAATGGTGCTGCTTCTTAATTCAGTAACTGATATATATGTGTAAATACTCTTGTGTTAGTGCACCATTACTCTCTCCACTGAATGGAATAAATACATCTCTTGTTATAATAGTCATAATATATCTTTGataaaatgggggaggggcagagggaaaaAGAAGGAtcaaatattttctcttttatttttaattgcaatttgtgatctgatgaaaaaaatcaatattttggaATCCAAAGAATTTTGATCAATTCCTGAGTTTTTCCTGTCTTTTGGGTCATGAGCAATCCAGTCCTCAGTTCTCCTTAAACCAAAGAAAGACCATTGGTAATATCTGAGttaggcatttttttaaaaaatgtaatgttgTTGTAAATAAAATAACATATTTTAGCATTTTCATTAATGtgcattttgttatttaaataaacaacaaaaatgagCAAAGCAAAACAGGTACAATATATACAAAATAGTTAGAGAAACAATGATGATGCTGATGATCTCTATTATGAAGGTCTAAATCTGGTGCAGCTCCAAGGGGacagattctgctttcagttacactagtttaaatcagAGAAACTCCATTAGTTTTAAAGGAGTATCTCTGGAATGACACCTATACCTCTGAGTACAGAATATAGCCTTTAATATTTTACACTACTATAGCACTAATCATATCAGGAATGCAAAGACATTAACCAACTACTTCCTGGGATCTTTAATAAAGTCTGTAGAAATGGCTACTAGCAGAAATTTATATTTTTCCAATTAATGTAATAAAATCCAGTAGaactttttattattttccctATTAATTTTACAAAATCCATGTAAGGTGGTGAAAATCAAgaccaaattctcctctcattcACACCAGTTTAAAAAGGAACAGTTTTGTTGAAGCCATCGAGCCTGTccaaatcaggaataactcctttGGAACCAAAGAAACCTAATCTAATAACCAGTCTGCTTTATTAGACAGTTTatcctcttttcttttaaattagaactgttaaaaaaaaacaagcaagcagaaaattatttcactggatttgtttaaattaaagttttttcaatttttttttaagtgttacaAGTTCAAAGTGTTTGATGAAACTActgtcatggggggagggggaatgaccACTTCTGTGGTTGGTCCAAATCCCAaatatttttatgattttttaaaatttattttcattgaaatttaTAATTTCAACTAAAAAATGCCATCAAAATGTCAGAATATAGAAAAATTTGACAAGCTCTACTTTATATTCATTCATAAAGCATTTTCCTCCACAGTTTCCTTATGGCTCCTTTCACCTCCTCATTCCTCAAGCTATAGATCATGGGGTTCAAAAATGGAGTCACAATGGTATAGAACAGGGAGAACAGTTTGTCAACAGGTGGAGAGTAGGTGGACTTGGGTCGTAAGTACATGAAGCTTGCCGAGCCATAGGAGAGAGTCACCACCACTAGGTGTGAGGAGCAGGTAGAGAAGGCTTTAAGACGACTCTCAGCTGACGGCATCTTGAGGATGGTGGACAGGATGCAGACATAAGATAAAATGACCAGTAGGAATGGGACCATGATGGCAAACACAGCCACCACAATGACCTGAACCTCATTCAGGAAAGTGTCTCCACAGAGCAGCTCCAGGAGTGGCTGGATCTCGCAGAAGAAATGGCTGATAAGTAAGCCACAGAATGGAGAGCTGAATGTAATGATGGTGTGCACCAGACCCACTATGGTCCCACACACATAAGATCCCACCACCAGTTTCTCACAAACACTGCTATTCATAATGACCATATAGCACAAGGGGTTGCATATCGCCACATACCGGTCAAATGCCATTGCGGCCAGGAGGAAGCACTCTGCAACCccgaagaaaagaaagaagaacaTCTGCATGGCACATCCCACAAAGGAAATGCCCATCTTTTCCACCAACATGTTCTCCAGCATCTTTGGGATGATGACTGACATGTAGCAGACCTCCAAGAAGGACAAGTGAGTAAGGAAGAAGAAATACATGGGGTCTGAAGGGTGCGATCGGCATTTATTATCATGATAATCAGGGTGTTCGCCATCAAGGTGAGGATATAGAGAGACAACAAACACTGTGAAGAACAAAAGATGGAGGTCATGAAACTCAGAAAACCCCAGGAGTATGAATTTACTCACAGCAGTGTGGTTCTCTAGCgacattatctatctatctatctggtTACACGGCCCCATGGGTTACTGTATCCTGGAATTATCAAGTGTTCTAATTCTATCATGCCTGCTTATTAATAATATCCATTTATATGTAATGAACTGGCTTAATTCATATGACCATGTCTTCTTTTAGTAAATGTCTCCAGCTAATAGTGCAGCCTGCTACAGGGCTAAAGGACTTACTTCTTTACCATAGTTGTAGAGTTTGGGATTTTGGTCATAAATGAGAATATTTATGTCTCCTATTAACAATGGGTGTCTCTATCTAAGTGCCATGATTCATTACACACAATATGTGGTTGTCTGAGGAATATGCTGCAGTGATTTTCAGTTCACCGGATGATATTGTGTAGGATGGGTAAAGAAGGAAGAAATGACCAGCAGGAACAAAGTGAGAAGAAGGTAAGTAAATAAGTAGCAGCAGCTAAAGCAAAGGGAGACGAGTGTTTCATGGCAAGTCTTAATTTTGTTTAGTGCACCTAGTCAAGATGTTAATAGTTGCATTAAAAATACTATGAATGATGGACAGACAGAATATAAAGAGTATAGAGGATTTCTAGATCTCTCTTTCTATATATAGCTAATTTGAACAGTTCAACAAATGTTCTAAAGAACACTTCACACTGTCAGCCACGTTGTCAGATGTTGCTGACTTtcatcctcttctccttcagTGCTCTTCAATGTTGCAGCATTAATAACTTTCTTCAGCCTCTCAAATAAGTGTTGAGTCTgtggaataaaataaatatatttttgtttttcattaaaaagcaGTCACTTACAAATCCTATTTTGGTATTCAGAAACTCAGCAATGGtttagggaggggaaaaaaggataaTGGTCTAGATCCTCAGGTGATGTGAATCAGCATTGcttcattggagtcaatgggttCAGATCCCAGCTGGTAAATCAGACATAGCACCACTGCCATCAGTGGGCCAGATCTCCGGCTGGTGTAAATGAATGTAGCTCTATTGAtatcaatgggccagattcccagctggtgtaaatctgcacagCTTCAGTGAAATGAGTGGGGGACCCTATACCTGATTTTCAAGGACGCCTAAGGGCCTTAGGTTCCCATATCCCCTTTTACTACAATGGGGTTATGTGCCTATCTCAGTTAACTTTTTAGAATCCTACTCTGTAGACACAAAGGTGAGACATTCTTACCCTTACTCACATGCAGCAGCCACCTTACTTTCAATTTGAGTGAGGGTGGCACAATCAATACCCACATTACCAAAGTGAGGTAGAGACGGTGAGCTTTATTCTCTCCATTATACAGACAGGCTAAGGTGCTCAGATGAATTAGCAAATTGATTGGTTCCCTAAGAATACATAAATTAGCAATAAAGAAAAGAACTGAAATCCTGACTCTCATTAGCCTTCTCTCACCACTACTTGCCCCAATGGTCTTTTACGTTTATTTCTCATTTTTGCAACCTTTCATCAAAACAATGAGGATGAGGTTTCAACATGGACTAGAGGATTTGGATGCACAGATTCCTAATAATTGTGTATCTAAATCccctaggcagctttgaaaaaaatcacaggatATAACCTCAACTGACCTAATTAGATAACCTCTGGGTCATATTCTGCTTTAAGAGATAGTGGTGGAAATAAGGAGTAACTCCACTTAAATTAATGGAATCCCACAGGTGCAAATCTCGATTAACTAGGAGATGAATCAGTTACTATCAgtttatctgccattttattacccagtcacccagttttctgaGATCTCCTTGTaagtcttcacagtctgcttttgaCTTAACTCTcgagtagttttatatcatctgcaaattttgccacctcattgttacccccttttccagatcatttatgagtatgttgaccAACACTGGTccaatacagacccctggggggcaccactatttacctctctcctttgtttcctgtcttttaaccagttactggtccatgaggaccatccctcttatcccatgacagcttacttttcttaagagcctttggggagggaactcatcaaaggctttctgaaaatctaagtacactgtatccacacTGGATCACTGTcatcacatgcttgttgacccccttcaaagaattcaatAGATTGGTGANNNNNNNNNNNNNNNNNNNNNNNNNNNNNNNNNNNNNNNNNNNNNNNNNNNNNNNNNNNNNNNNNNNNNNNNNNNNNNNNNNNNNNNNNNNNNNNNNNNNNNNNNNNNNNNNNNNNNNNNNNNNNNNNNNNNNNNNNNNNNNNNNNNNNNNNNNNNNNNNNNNNNNNNNNNNNNNNNNNNNNNNNNNNNNNNNNNNNNNNNNNNNNNNNNNNNNNNNNNNNNNNNNNNNNNNNNNNNNNNNNNNNNNNNNNNNNNNNNNNNNNNNNNNNNNNNNNNNNNNNNNNNNNNNNNNNNNNNNNNNNNNNNNNNNNNNNNNNNNNNNNNNNNNNNNNNNNNNNNNNNNNNNNNNNNNNNNNNNNNNNNNNNNNNNNNNNNNNNNNNNNNNNNNNNNNNNNNNNNNNNNNNNNNNNNNNNNNNNNNNNNNNNNNNNNNNNNNNNNNNNNNNNNNNNNNNNNNNNNNNNNNNNNNNNNNNNNNNNNNNNNNNNNNNNNNNNNNNNNNNNNNNNNNNNNNNNNNNNNNNNNNNNNNNNNNNNNNNNNNNNNNNNNNNNNNNNNNNNNNNNNNNNNNNNNNNNNNNNNNNNNNNNNNNNNNNNNNNNNNNNNNNNNNNNNNNNNNNNNNNNNNNNNNNNNNNNNNNNNNNNNNNNNNNNNNNNNNNNNNNNNNNNNNNNNNNNNNNNNNNNNNNNNNNNNNNNNNNNNNNNNNNNNNNNNNNNNNNNNNNNNNNNNNNNNNNNNNNNNNNNNNNNNNNNNNNNNNNNNNNNNNNNNNNNNNNNNNNNNNNNNNNNNNNNNNNNNNNNNNNNNNNNNNNNNNNNNNNNNNNNNNNNNNNNNNNNNNNNNNNNNNNNNNNNNNNNNNNNNNNNNNNNNNNNNNNNNNNNNNNNNNNNNNNNNNNNNNNNNNNNNNNNNNNNNNNNNNNNNNNNNNNNNNNNNNNNNNNNNNNNNNNNNNNNNNNNNNNNNNNNNNNNNNNNNNNNNNNNNNNNNNNNNNNNNNNNNNNNNNNNNNNNNNNNNNNNNNNNNNNNNNNNNNNNNNNNNNNNNNNNNNNNNNNNNNNNNNNNNNNNNNNNNNNNNNNNNNNNNNNNNNNNNNNNNNNNNNNNNNNNNNNNNNNNNNNNNNNNNNNNNNNNNNNNNNNNNNNNNNNNNNNNNNNNNNNNNNNNNNNNNNNNNNNNNNNNNNNNNNNNNNNNNNNNNNNNNNNNNNNNNNNNNNNNNNNNNNNNNNNNNNNNNNNNNNNNNNNNNNNNNNNNNNNNNNNNNNNNNNNNNNNNNNNNNNNNNNNNNNNNNNNNNNNNNNNNNNNNNNNNNNNNNNNNNNNNNNNNNNNNNNNNNNNNNNNNNNNNNNNNNNNNNNNNNNNNNNNNNNNNNNNNNNNNNNNNNNNNNNNNNNNNNNNNNNNNNNNNNNNNNNNNNNNNNNNNNNNNNNNNNNNNNNNNNNNNNNNNNNNNNNNNNNNNNNNNNNNNNNNNNNNNNNNNNNNNNNNNNNNNNNNNNNNNNNNNNNNNNNNNNNNNNNNNNNNNNNNNNNNNNNNNNNNNNNNNNNNNNNNNNNNNNNNNNNNNNNNNNNNNNNNNNNNNNNNNNNNNNNNNNNNNNNNNNNNNNNNNNNNNNNNNNNNNNNNNNNNNNNNNNNNNNNNNNNNNNNNNNNNNNNNNNNNNNNNNNNNNNNNNNNNNNNNNNNNNNNNNNNNNNNNNNNNNNNNNNNNNNNNNNNNNNNNNNNNNNNNNNNNNNNNNNNNNNNNNNNNNNNNNNNNNNNNNNNNNNNNNNNNNNNNNNNNNNNNNNNNNNNNNNNNNNNNNNNNNNNNNNNNNNNNNNNNNNNNNNNNNNNNNNNNNNNNNNNNNNNNNNNNNNNNNNNNNNNNNNNNNNNNNNNNNNNNNNNNNNNNNNNNNNNNNNNNNNNNNNNNNNNNNNNNNNNNNNNNNNNNNNNNNNNNNNNNNNNNNNNNNNNNNNNNNNNNNNNNNNNNNNNNNNNNNNNNNNNNNNNNNNNNNNNNNNNNNNNNNNNNNNNNNNNNNNNNNNNNNNNNNNNNNNNNNNNNNNNNNNNNNNNNNNNNNNNNNNNNNNNNNNNNNNNNNNNNNNNNNNNNNNNNNNNNNNNNNNNNNNNNNNNNNNNNNNNNNNNNNNNNNNNNNNNNNNNNNNNNNNNNNNNNNNNNNNNNNNNNNNNNNNNNNNNNNNNNNNNNNNNNNNNNNNNNNNNNNNNNNNNNNNNNNNNNNNNNNNNNNNNNNNNNNNNNNNNNNNNNNNNNNNNNNNNNNNNNNNNNNNNNNNNNNNNNNNNNNNNNNNNNNNNNNNNNNNNNNNNNNNNNNNNNNNNNNNNNNNNNNNNNNNNNNNNNNNNNNNNNNNNNNNNNNNNNNNNNNNNNNNNNNNNNNNNNNNNNNNNNNNNNNNNNNNNNNNNNNNNNNNNNNNNNNNNNNNNNNNNNNNNNNNNNNNNNNNNNNNNNNNNNNNNNNNNNNNNNNNNNNNNNNNNNNNNNNNNNNNNNNNNNNNNNNNNNNNNNNNNNNNNNNNNNNNNNNNNNNNNNNNNNNNNNNNNNNNNNNNNNNNNNNNNNNNNNNNNNNNNNNNNNNNNNNNNNNNNNNNNNNNNNNNNNNNNNNNNNNNNNNNNNNNNNNNNNNNNNNNNNNNNNNNNNNNNNNNNNNNNNNNNNNNNNNNNNNNNNNNNNNNNNNNNNNNNNNNNNNNNNNNNNNNNNNNNNNNNNNNNNNNNNNNNNNNNNNNNNNNNNNNNNNNNNNNNNNNNNNNNNNNNNNNNNNNNNNNNNNNNNNNNNNNNNNNNNNNNNNNNNNNNNNNNNNNNNNNNNNNNNNNNNNNNNNNNNNNNNNNNNNNNNNNNNNNNNNNNNNNNNNNNNNNNNNNNNNNNNNNNNNNNNNNNNNNNNNNNNNNNNNNNNNNNNNNNNNNNNNNNNNNNNNNNNNNNNNNNNNNNNNNNNNNNNNNNNNNNNNNNNNNNNNNNNNNNNNNNNNNNNNNNNNNNNNNNNNNNNNNNNNNNNNNNNNNNNNNNNNNNNNNNNNNNNNNNNNNNNNNNNNNNNNNNNNNNNNNNNNNNNNNNNNNNNNNNNNNNNNNNNNNNNNNNNNNNNNNNNNNNNNNNNNNNNNNNNNNNNNNNNNNNNNNNNNNNNNNNNNNNNNNNNNNNNNNNNNNNNNNNNNNNNNNNNNNNNNNNNNNNNNNNNNNNNNNNNNNNNNNNNNNNNNNNNNNNNNNNNNNNNNNNNNNNNNNNNNNNNNNNNNNNNNNNNNNNNNNNNNNNNNNNNNNNNNNNNNNNNNNNNNNNNNNNNNNNNNNNNNNNNNNNNNNNNNNNNNNNNNNNNNNNNNNNNNNNNNNNNNNNNNNNNNNNNNNNNNNNNNNNNNNNNNNNNNNNNNNNNNNNNNNNNNNNNNNNNNNNNNNNNNNNNNNNNNNNNNNNNNNNNNNNNNNNNNNNNNNNNNNNNNNNNNNNNNNNNNNNNNNNNNNNNNNNNNNNNNNNNNNNNNNNNNNNNNNNNNNNNNNNNNNNNNNNNNNNNNNNNNNNNNNNNNNNNNNNNNNNNNNNNNNNNNNNNNNNNNNNNNNNNNNNNNNNNNNNNNNNNNNNNNNNNNNNNNNNNNNNNNNNNNNNNNNNNNNNNNNNNNNNNNNNNNNNNNNNNNNNNNNNNNNNNNNNNNNNNNNNNNNNNNNNNNNNNNNNNNNNNNNNNNNNNNNNNNNNNNNNNNNNNNNNNNNNNNNNNNNNNNNNNNNNNNNNNNNNNNNNNNNNNNNNNNNNNNNNNNNNNNNNNNNNNNNNNNNNNNNNNNNNNNNNNNNNNNNNNNNNNNNNNNNNNNNNNNNNNNNNNNNNNNNNNNNNNNNNNNNNNNNNNNNNNNNNNNNNNNNNNNNNNNNNNNNNNNNNNNNNNNNNNNNNNNNNNNNNNNNNNNNNNNNNNNNNNNNNNNNNNNNNNNNNNNNNNNNNNNNNNNNNNNNNNNNNNNNNNNNNNNNNNNNNNNNNNNNNNNNNNNNNNNNNNNNNNNNNNNNNNNNNNNNNNNNNNNNNNNNNNNNNNNNNNNNNNNNNNNNNNNNNNNNNNNNNNNNNNNNNNNNNNNNNNNNNNNNNNNNNNNNNNNNNNNNNNNNNNNNNNNNNNNNNNNNNNNNNNNNNNNNNNNNNNNNNNNNNNNNNNNNNNNNNNNNNNNNNNNNNNNNNNNNNNNNNNNNNNNNNNNNNNNNNNNNNNNNNNNNNNNNNNNNNNNNNNNNNNNNNNNNNNNNNNNNNNNNNNNNNNNNNNNNNNNNNNNNNNNNNNNNNNNNNNNNNNNNNNNNNNNNNNNNNNNNNNNNNNNNNNNNNNNNNNNNNNNNNNNNNNNNNNNNNNNNNNNNNNNNNNNNNNNNNNNNNNNNNNNNNNNNNNNNNNNNNNNNNNNNNNNNNNNNNNNNNNNNNNNNNNNNNNNNNNNNNNNNNNNNNNNNNNNNNNNNNNNNNNNNNNNNNNNNNNNNNNNNNNNNNNNNNNNNNNNNNNNNNNNNNNNNNNNNNNNNNNNNNNNNNNNNNNNNNNNNNNNNNNNNNNNNNNNNNNNNNNNNNNNNNNNNNNNNNNNNNNNNNNNNNNNNNNNNNNNNNNNNNNNNNNNNNNNNNNNNNNNNNNNNNNNNNNNNNNNNNNNNNNNNNNNNNNNNNNNNNNNNNNNNNNNNNNNNNNNNNNNNNNNNNNNNNNNNNNNNNNNNNNNNNNNNNNNNNNNNNNNNNNNNNNNNNNNNNNNNNNNNNNNNNNNNNNNNNNNNNNNNNNNNNNNNNNNNNNNNNNNNNNNNNNNNNNNNNNNNNNNNNNNNNNNNNNNNNNNNNNNNNNNNNNNNNNNNNNNNNNNNNNNNNNNNNNNNNNNNNNNNNNNNNNNNNNNNNNNNNNNNNNNNNNNNNNNNNNNNNNNNNNNNNNNNNNNNNNNNNNNNNNNNNNNNNNNNNNNNNNNNNNNNNNNNNNNNNNNNNNNNNNNNNNNNNNNNNNNNNNNNNNNNNNNNNNNNNNNNNNNNNNNNNNNNNNNNNNNNNNNNNNNNNNNNNNNNNNNNNNNNNNNNNNNNNNNNNNNNNNNNNNNNNNNNNNNNNNNNNNNNNNNNNNNNNNNNNNNNNNNNNNNNNNNNNNNNNNNNNNNNNNNNNNNNNNNNNNNNNNNNNNNNNNNNNNNNNNNNNNNNNNNNNNNNNNNNNNNNNNNNNNNNNNNNNNNNNNNNNNNNNNNNNNNNNNNNNNNNNNNNNNNNNNNNNNNNNNNNNNNNNNNNNNNNNNNNNNNNNNNNNNNNNNNNNNNNNNNNNNNNNNNNNNNNNNNNNNNNNNNNNNNNNNNNNNNNNNNNNNNNNNNNNNNNNNNNNNNNNNNNNNNNNNNNNNNNNNNNNNNNNNNNNNNNNNNNNNNNNNNNNNNNNNNNNNNNNNNNNNNNNNNNNNNNNNNNNNNNNNNNNNNNNNNNNNNNNNNNNNNNNNNNNNNNNNNNNNNNNNNNNNNNNNNNNNNNNNNNNNNNNNNNNNNNNNNNNNNNNNNNNNNNNNNNNNNNNNNNNNNNNNNNNNNNNNNNNNNNNNNNNNNNNNNNNNNNNNNNNNNNNNNNNNNNNNNNNNNNNNNNNNNNNNNNNNNNNNNNNNNNNNNNNNNNNNNNNNNNNNNNNNNNNNNNNNNNNNNNNNNNNNNNNNNNNNNNNNNNNNNNNNNNNNNNNNNNNNNNNNNNNNNNNNNNNNNNNNNNNNNNNNNNNNNNNNNNNNNNNNNNNNNNNNNNNNNNNNNNNNNNNNNNNNNNNNNNNNNNNNNNNNNNNNNNNNNNNNNNNNNNNNNNNNNNNNNNNNNNNNNNNNNNNNNNNNNNNNNNNNNNNNNNNNNNNNNNNNNNNNNNNNNNNNNNNNNNNNNNNNNNNNNNNNNNNNNNNNNNNNNNNNNNNNNNNNNNNNNNNNNNNNNNNNNNNNNNNNNNNNNNNNNNNNNNNNNNNNNNNNNNNNNNNNNNNNNNNNNNNNNNNNNNNNNNNNNNNNNNNNNNNNNNNNNNNNNNNNNNNNNNNNNNNNNNNNNNNNNNNNNNNNNNNNNNNNNNNNNNNNNNNNNNNNNNNNNNNNNNNNNNNNNNNNNNNNNNNNNNNNNNNNNNNNNNNNNNNNNNNNNNNNNNNNNNNNNNNNNNNNNNNNNNNNNNNNNNNNNNNNNNNNNNNNNNNNNNNNNNNNNNNNNNNNNNNNNNNNNNNNNNNNNNNNNNNNNNNNNNNNNNNNNNNNNNNNNNNNNNNNNNNNNNNNNNNNNNNNNNNNNNNNNNNNNNNNNNNNNNNNNNNNNNNNNNNNNNNNNNNNNNNNNNNNNNNNNNNNNNNNNNNNNNNNNNNNNNNNNNNNNNNNNNNNNNNNNNNNNNNNNNNNNNNNNNNNNNNNNNNNNNNNNNNNNNNNNNNNNNNNNNNNNNNNNNNNNNNNNNNNNNNNNNNNNNNNNNNNNNNNNNNNNNNNNNNNNNNNNNNNNNNNNNNNNNNNNNNNNNNNNNNNNNNNNNNNNNNNNNNNNNNNNNNNNNNNNNNNNNNNNNNNNNNNNNNNNNNNNNNNNNNNNNNNNNNNNNNNNNNNNNNNNNNNNNNNNNNNNNNNNNNNNNNNNNNNNNNNNNNNNNNNNNNNNNNNNNNNNNNNNNNNNNNNNNNNNNNNNNNNNNNNNNNNNNNNNNNNNNNNNNNNNNNNNNNNNNNNNNNNNNNNNNNNNNNNNNNNNNNNNNNNNNNNNNNNNNNNNNNNNNNNNNNNNNNNNNNNNNNNNNNNNNNNNNNNNNNNNNNNNNNNNNNNNNNNNNNNNNNNNNNNNNNNNNNNNNNNNNNNNNNNNNNNNNNNNNNNNNNNNNNNNNNNNNNNNNNNNNNNNNNNNNNNNNNNNNNNNNNNNNNNNNNNNNNNNNNNNNNNNNNNNNNNNNNNNNNNNNNNNNNNNNNNNNNNNNNNNNNNNNNNNNNNNNNNNNNNNNNNNNNNNNNNNNNNNNNNNNNNNNNNNNNNNNNNNNNNNNNNNNNNNNNNNNNNNNNNNNNNNNNNNNNNNNNNNNNNNNNNNNNNNNNNNNNNNNNNNNNNNNNNNNNNNNNNNNNNNNNNNNNNNNNNNNNNNNNNNNNNNNNNNNNNNNNNNNNNNNNNNNNNNNNNNNNNNNNNNNNNNNNNNNNNNNNNNNNNNNNNNNNNNNNNNNNNNNNNNNNNNNNNNNNNNNNNNNNNNNNNNNNNNNNNNNNNNNNNNNNNNNNNNNNNNNNNNNNNNNNNNNNNNNNNNNNNNNNNNNNNNNNNNNNNNNNNNNNNNNNNNNNNNNNNNNNNNNNNNNNNNNNNNNNNNNNNNNNNNNNNNNNNNNNNNNNNNNNNNNNNNNNNNNNNNNNNNNNNNNNNNNNNNNNNNNNNNNNNNNNNNNNNNNNNNNNNNNNNNNNNNNNNNNNNNNNNNNNNNNNNNNNNNNNNNNNNNNNNNNNNNNNNNNNNNNNNNNNNNNNNNNNNNNNNNNNNNNNNNNNNNNNNNNNNNNNNNNNNNNNNNNNNNNNNNNNNNNNNNNNNNNNNNNNNNNNNNNNNNNNNNNNNNNNNNNNNNNNNNNNNNNNNNNNNNNNNNNNNNNNNNNNNNNNNNNNNNNNNNNNNNNNNNNNNNNNNNNNNNNNNNNNNNNNNNNNNNNNNNNNNNNNNNNNNNNNNNNNNNNNNNNNNNNNNNNNNNNNNNNNNNNNNNNNNNNNNNNNNNNNNNNNNNNNNNNNNNNNNNNNNNNNNNNNNNNNNNNNNNNNNNNNNNNNNNNNNNNNNNNNNNNNNNNNNNNNNNNNNNNNNNNNNNNNNNNNNNNNNNNNNNNNNNNNNNNNNNNNNNNNNNNNNNNNNNNNNNNNNNNNNNNNNNNNNNNNNNNNNNNNNNNNNNNNNNNNNNNNNNNNNNNNNNNNNNNNNNNNNNNNNNNNNNNNNNNNNNNNNNNNNNNNNNNNNNNNNNNNNNNNNNNNNNNNNNNNNNNNNNNNNNNNNNNNNNNNNNNNNNNNNNNNNNNNNNNNNNNNNNNNNNNNNNNNNNNNNNNNNNNNNNNNNNNNNNNNNNNNNNNNNNNNNNNNNNNNNNNNNNNNNNNNNNNNNNNNNNNNNNNNNNNNNNNNNNNNNNNNNNNNNNNNNNNNNNNNNNNNNNNNNNNNNNNNNNNNNNNNNNNNNNNNNNNNNNNNNNNNNNNNNNNNNNNNNNNNNNNNNNNNNNNNNNNNNNNNNNNNNNNNNNNNNNNNNNNNNNNNNNNNNNNNNNNNNNNNNNNNNNNNNNNNNNNNNNNNNNNNNNNNNNNNNNNNNNNNNNNNNNNNNNNNNNNNNNNNNNNNNNNNNNNNNNNNNNNNNNNNNNNNNNNNNNNNNNNNNNNNNNNNNNNNNNNNNNNNNNNNNNNNNNNNNNNNNNNNNNNNNNNNNNNNNNNNNNNNNNNNNNNNNNNNNNNNNNNNNNNNNNNNNNNNNNNNNNNNNNNNNNNNNNNNNNNNNNNNNNNNNNNNNNNNNNNNNNNNNNNNNNNNNNNNNNNNNNNNNNNNNNNNNNNNNNNNNNNNNNNNNNNNNNNNNNNNNNNNNNNNNNNNNNNNNNNNNNNNNNNNNNNNNNNNNNNNNNNNNNNNNNNNNNNNNNNNNNNNNNNNNNNNNNNNNNNNNNNNNNNNNNNNNNNNNNNNNNNNNNNNNNNNNNNNNNNNNNNNNNNNNNNNNNNNNNNNNNNNNNNNNNNNNNNNNNNNNNNNNNNNNNNNNNNNNNNNNNNNNNNNNN from Gopherus flavomarginatus isolate rGopFla2 chromosome 12, rGopFla2.mat.asm, whole genome shotgun sequence includes the following:
- the LOC127032164 gene encoding olfactory receptor 10C1-like, coding for MSLENHTAVSKFILLGFSEFHDLHLLFFTVFVVSLYPHLDGEHPDYHDNKCRSHPSDPMYFFFLTHLSFLEVCYMSVIIPKMLENMLVEKMGISFVGCAMQMFFFLFFGVAECFLLAAMAFDRYVAICNPLCYMVIMNSSVCEKLVVGSYVCGTIVGLVHTIITFSSPFCGLLISHFFCEIQPLLELLCGDTFLNEVQVIVVAVFAIMVPFLLVILSYVCILSTILKMPSAESRLKAFSTCSSHLVVVTLSYGSASFMYLRPKSTYSPPVDKLFSLFYTIVTPFLNPMIYSLRNEEVKGAIRKLWRKMLYE